A window of Variovorax sp. HW608 genomic DNA:
AGAGGAGTTCTTTGAAGTTCCGATGCTCTGGGTTCATGGGCACACGCACACCAGCTTCGACTACAGAGCCGGAAACTGCCGTGTCGTGTGTAACCCTCGCGGGTACGTGCTCGGTCGTGCCGGGCGAGAGCCAGAGAACGATGAATTCAGGCCCGGACTCACGATCGAGGTACCGAGTTGATGGGCACGAGTCGGGACGGTTGCGGTGCGAGCCTTGTGTACCAACGCTTTGGCATATACGGCTGAATGAGCGTGTTGCGTCCCACCTCAATATTCAATCGGGGCTCGGAGAGATCGTCATTGAGAAGCAGTTGGCGGATTCCCCCGAATTGAGCCAAAACGCTTGAATCCTGCTGTCGGCTGTGCCGATGTCTGACGGATGCACTCAATCTGACGGAATAACCCGGCAAAGAGTCGGTCACACGACGACGGAAGGGACGAGTGGGTGTTGAAACGAAAAACGACTAAGCTAGCGGACCTGTTCTTTTAGAAAGAATTCCCTATGGTTCAGACTTACGCACAGATTCAGAAGCAGATCGTGACCTTGCAGCAGAAGGCCGATGTCATTCGGGCGAAAGAAGTCGGTGGCGTCATCGATCGCATCAAGGTTGCGATCGCCCATTACGAGTTGACACCTGAGCAACTGTTCGGCGCCAAGAGCGCGACGAAGAAGACCGCCAGCGGTGGCGTAGTCAAGAAAGGCGGACGAAATTCTTACAGCGATGGCAACGGAAACACCTGGGGCGGCTGGGGCAAGCGGCCGACCTGGCTGCGTGAAGCGCTCGCTGCCGGCATGCGCCTGGAAGACTTTCAGGTCGGCGCCCCGGCCGTGAGCGCTGCAAAGGACGCTGCAAAGAAGCCGGCGAGGAAGTCGGCTCCGAAGCGTCGGCCGTCGACCGTGCTCTACAGCGATGGCGCAGGTAAGTCCTGGACAGGGCGAGGCCCCCAACCGGGGTGGCTGAAGGAAGCCATCGCCGGCGGGAGGTCACTGGAAGATCTCCGGGCTTCCTGATAGTGCGAGCCTTGGGCCGCAGCGCGCGAACTCTCAACGAGCTGACTTGAAGTTCAAGCGTGGTGATGATGCAAGTCATCAAACTGTGCCCGGCGTTCCCTCGGAACCCAACTAACCGACAGCGCGACTGGTTGGCGGTTTGCGCCATAGGGCCAATAGTTCGCTCCAGCGGGTTCGCACCGCGGCCAGGTTGCGTTCCTTGACGTGGCCGTAGCCGCGGATCTGCTCGGGCAGGCTCGCGATTTCCACCGCCAGCGCATGGTTGGCGGCGGTCAGACCGCCGAGCAGCTCGTCGATGCTCGCGCGGTATTCGCCGATCAGGGCGCGCTCGGTCTTGCGTTCCTCGGTGCGGCCGAAGACGTCGAGCGCCGTGCCGCGCAACCCCTTGAGCTTCGCCAGCAGCCGGAAACCGGTCAGCATGGCCGGGCCGTATTTCTGTTTCTGGAGCTGGCCCTTGGCGTTCTTCTTCGCGACGAGCGGCGGCGCCAGGTGGTAGTTGAGCTTGAAGTCCTTGCCCATCTGCCCCTCGAACATGCCCTCGATCCGCGCGAGGAAGGCCGGATCGCTCTGCAGGCGCGCGACCTCGTACTCGTCCTTGTAGGCCATGAGCTTGAATAGATTGCGGGCCACAGCTTCGGCTAGGGACGTCTTGCCCAGAAGGGCCGACTCGGCCTGCTGCACCTTGGCGACGAAGGCCTTGTACTCCGCCGCATAGGCGGCGTTCTGGTAGTCGGTCAGGAACTCGAGGCGATGGGCCACTAGGCTCCTGACCGTTTCCCGCTTCTTGAATGCCATCACCTGGCCAGGATTCACGTGCTTTTGCAGCTCGTCCGGGCGCGCCGCCGCTTGGCGGCCCCATTCGAAGGCGATCTTGTTGTTCTCGACTGCCACGGCGTTGAGCTCGATCGCGCGCATCAGCGACGCATGCTCGAGCGGGATCCACCCCTTCTGCCAGGCATAGCCCAGGATCATCGGGTTGACGTAGATCGTGTCGCCCATCAACGCAGTAGATGCGGCGTCGGCGTCGAAAGCGCTGACGCCTTCGTTGCCTACAACGCGTGCTATTTCAGCTAAACATCCGTCTTGAGGGTTCTGCCAGTCAGCATTGCGCACAAAGGAAGCCGTGGGTGTGCTGTAGGTGTTTAGCGCGACATGGGTCCGGCCTTCCAGCATGCGGAGGAGGTTTTCTGGGTTGATCGACACCAGCGGATCGCAAGCCAAGATGAGGTCGGCTGCTGCGGTGCCCACGCGGGTGGTGTGGATGTCGTCCTGGGTTTCGCCGATCATGACATGACTCCACGTCGCGCCCCCTTTCTGAGCCATGCCGGCCGCGTCCTGCGTGACGATGCCCTTGCCTTCGATGTGCGCTGCCATGCCGAGCAGCTGGCCGATGGTGATGACGCCGGTACCGCCGACACCGGCCACGACCACGCCCCAGACCAGGCCACCCGCAAGCGAAGGCAGCGCCGGCTCGGCGAGCGCCCCCAGCTCGGCAGGCGCCGCGCCCTTGCCCTTGGCCTTCTTCTTGAGCTGACCGCCCTCGACGGTCACGAAGCTCGGGCAGAAGCCCTTCAGGCAGCTCATGTCCTTGTTGCAGGTGCTCTGGTTGATCGTGCGCTTGCGGCCGAATTCGGTCTCCAGCGGCTCGACCGACAGGCAGTTGCTCTGCACGCTGCAATCACCGCAGCCTTCGCAGACCAGCTCGTTGATGACCACGCGCCTGGCCGGATCGACCGCCGTGCCGCGCTTGCGGCGGCGCCGCTTTTCGGTCGCGCAGGTCTGGTCGTAGATGATGGCCGTCGTGCCCTTGATCTCGCGGAACTCGCGCTGGATCTGGTCGAGTTCGTCGCGGTGCCGCACCTTGACGTTGTCGCCCGGCACGTGCACGCCCTCGTACTTCTCGGGCTCGTCGGTGACCACCACCACCCTGGCCGTCCCTTCGGCGTGCAGGCTCTCGGCGATCTGCAGCACCGAATGGCCCTCGGGCCGCTCGCCGACCTGCTGGCCGCCGGTCATCGCGACGGCGTCGTTGTAGAGGATCTTGTAGGTGATGTTCACGCCGGCCGCGATGCTCTGGCGGATCGCGAGCAGGCCGCTGTGGAAGTAGGTGCCGTCGCCGAGGTTCGCGAAGATGTGCGGGTCGGTCGTGAACGGCTGCTGGCCGACCCATGGCACGCCTTCGCCGCCCATCTGCGTGAAGCCGATGGTCGAGCGGTCCATCCAGGTCGCCATGAAGTGGCAGCCGATGCCGGCCATCGCGCGCGAGCCTTCGGGGACCACGGTGCTGGTGTTGTGCGGGCAGCCGGAACAGAACCACGGCTGGCGCTCGTCCCTGACCCCCGCGGCCTGAATCACCTGCATCGAGCGCTCTTTGCTTTCGAGAAATCCCAAGCGCGCTTCCACGGTACGCGCAATATCCGAGGCGGCTGGCAGCAGGCCCAGTCCCTTGAGGCGCAAGGCAATGGCTTTAGCGATCAACGTCGGGTTGAGATCAGCATTGGCGCGCAGCAATGTTTGAGCAGTGGGATTGGGCATCGACCAAACGCCACCGGAAATCTCTCCATTGTGTTCGTTGAATTTGCCTAGGATATGAGGCCGCGAATCCGCAGGCCAGTTGTAGAGTTGTTCCTTCAACTGGGTCTCGATGATTGGGCGCTTTTCCTCGACTACGAGGATTTCCTGCAGGCCGGTCGCGAAGGCGCGGGTGAGCTGCGCCTCCAGCGGCCAGACGACCGCCACCTTGTGCAGCCGGATGCCGAGCTGGCGGCAGGCCGCGTCGTCGAGGCCGAGGTCGATCAGCGCCTGCCGCGTGTCGTTGAAGGCCTTGCCGCTGGCCATGATGCCGAAGCGGTCGTTCGGCCCTTCGATCACGTTGTGGTTGAGCCGGTTGGCGCGGATGTAGGCGAGCGCGGCGTACCACTTGTAGTGCATCAGCCGCTCTTCTTGTACGACGGCATGATCCGGCCAGCGGATGTGCAGGCCGTCCGGGGGCATCTGGAAATCGGTGGGCATCACGATCTCGACGCGCTCGGGGTCGATCATCGCAGTCGCGCTTGATTCGACAATCTCCTGGATCGTCTTCATCCCTGACCAGATGCCGGCGAAGCGGCTCATCGCGAAGGCGTGGACGCCCAGGTCCAGGATTTCCTGCACGTTGGCTGGAAAGAACACCGGCATGCCGCATGCTTTGAAGTTGATGTCGCTTTGATGAACGGCGGTACTGCTTTTCGCGATGTGGTCGTCACCAGCGATCGCGATCACGCCGCCCCACGGCGTGGTGCCGGCCATGTTGGCGTGCTTGAAGACGTCCGAGCAGCGGTCCACGCCCGGGCCCTTGCCGTACCAGATGCCGAAGACGCCATCGAACCGGTTGGTGCCCGGCGGCGCGAAGCCGAGCTGCTGCGTGCCCCAGAGCGCGGTGGCCGCGAGTTCCTCGTTCACGCCCGGCTGGAAGACGATGTTCTGCTGCTTGAGGTATTTGCTCGCCTTCCACAACGCCTGGTCGTAGCCGCCGAGCGGCGAGCCGCGGTAGCCGCTGATGAAGCCCGCAGTGTTCTTGCCCTGCTGCTGGTCGCGCAGCCGCTGCAGCATCGGCAGCTTCACCAGGGCCTGGACGCCGCTCATGAAGGCGCGGCCGTAGTCGAGGGAGTATTTGTCGTCGAGCGTGACCGTTTCGAGGGCCTTGCGGATGTGCTCGGGTAGTGGGGCGTTCATGGAATTCTTTCGGATGAGAGTGGTACGACTCGGGCCGTCGCGAGGGCTAGCAGCCATGGCTTGACGGGACATCGAGGTCCTATGCGTGTGCACGCTGGCCGCTGACACCGGCGGCGTCGTAGTCGCAAGCGCCAGACATAAGCAAGGTCTCGCGGGGCGCTGCGGCGGTCGCCCGACTTCTTGTGCCGCAGTTCGCCCTACTGCAGCGCTACGGACTAGTGGTCAGGAAGTACCTTGCCCGGATTGAGAATGTCGTGAGGGTCGAGCGCCTTCTTGATGCGCCGCATGATGTCCACCGCACCTTCACCGTGCTCCTCGACCAAGTAGGCTGTCTTGTGCAGACCCACTCCATGCTCGCCCGTGCACGTTCCACCAAAGCGTATTGCTCGCCGAGTCAAGCGTTGGCTCAGCGCTTCCGCGCGCTCGCGCTCATCCGCATTGGCAGGATCGATGAGAATCATGCAATGGAAGTTTCCGTCACCCACGTGACCGAATATGGCGACCGGCAACTCGGATGCCTCAAGGTCCAGGCGAGTTTCTTCGACACAGTCCGAAAGCACTGATACGGGGACACATGCGTCCGTGGTCACGGATCGAGAACCCGGTTTCTGCTGAAGCACTGCAAAGTAGGCGTTATGCCTAGGATTCCACAGCGTTGCGCGTTCCTCTTCCCTGGTCGACATCGCAAATTCGCCACCTCCGCAGTCGTGTACGATCTGCTGCATCTGAGCGGCTTGCGCAGTCGCCTCGCCGGCGGCTCCGCAAAACTCCAGGAATAGGGTAGGGGCTTCGGTCAGCGAAGTCTTGCTGTGACGATTGATCGCGTGGATGGTCAGGGCGTCGAGCATCTCGGCCCTTGCCAGTGGTAGTCCGAGTTGGACGGCCTGGATCACGGCGTCGACGGCTCCCTTTATGTCTCCAAAGGTTGCGACTGCTGCAAGAATTTCCTCCGGACGGGGATGCAGCTTCACTGTGACTTCAGTGATGATGCCAAGGGTGCCTTCCGAGCCGCAGTACAGGTTCGTCAGGTGGTAGCCCGCCGAAGACTTGCGCGCCCTGGATGCAGTCCGAACGATTTCCCCCTCGGCAGTGACGACCGTTAGGTTGAGAAGGTTGTCGCGCATCGTTCCGTATCGCACAGTATTCGTCCCTGATGCAGCTGTAGCTACCATCCCGCCTATGGTCGCATTGGCGCCCGGATCAACTGAGAAAAAGAAGCCGGAGTGAGCGAGTTCGTCGTTCAACGCCATGCGAGTAACACCGGCTTGGACTGTCGCAGTCATGTCCTCGGGTTGAACCTTCAAGATTCGGTCCATCCGAGACATGTCGATGCAGATTCCCCCCTGTACTGCCAGCACGTGGCCCTCAACCGAGGATCCGACCCCAAAGGCGATGACTGGCGCGCGATGTTCAGCGCAAAGCTTGACGATGAAGGCGACCTCTTCCGTCGACAAGGGAAACACCACCGCATCTGGTGGCATCGGTTCATAGTGGGATTCGTCAGCGCCGTGCTGCGACAAGATGCTGGAATTGGTCGTGTAGCGCTCTCGAAAGCGCTCGCTAAGGCTTGTATGCACCGCCGCCGGTATGTCTCTTCGGGCAGGGGAAAAAGGCTGGTTCATTGATACCATCTGTGAATTGCTGCGGGCATGTCACTCTAGCCCTTGGCAACGATTTGAGCGTTTCCAAATTGCGTAGCCGCCATCTGGCAAAGCGATCGATGGGACAAATGGCATGGAACTTCGACAACTTAAATACTTTATCGCCGTAGCAGATAGTGGAAGCCTGTCGCGTGCTGCACTCGAGGTCTTCGTGGCGCAGTCAGCGCTGAGCAAACAAATTGCCGAACTCGAGGACGAGCTGGGGGTCCAGTTGCTGTTTAGGGGGCGATCCGGGGTTACGGTGACGGAGGCTGGAAAGACGTTTTATGCGTACGCACAGGCTGTTCTTAAGCAACTGAACGACGTGAAGACTGCCGTGCGATCCTCGCCCAAGGCGATTGTTGGATCCGTGGTCCTGGTCTTGGGCCAAAGTGTTTCCGGAGCACTCGCGCTCCCGCTCTTCCGGGCAGCACGGGATCGTTTGCCCGGGATTTCCCTGCATATCAACGAAGAGTTGATGGGAAACATGATTGAACAACTGCGTCAGGGAAGGGTCGATCTGATGGTCTTCACACCATTACCCTCGCATGAGGATATCGTCTTTCAACCCTTTGTCGAGGAAGAGCTCTATTTGCTCCGCGGTCCCGAAGCGGTGCCCGCGCTCCCCGACGGATCTGACGTGGATCTCGGTTTCGTCTCGAAGCAGCCGCTGGTGCTTCCAAGCATTCAACATGGCTTTGCCACTCGGGCCGTGCTTGCGGCGGCACTGGAGGAGCATGAGTTGCCTATGAAGGTGGTCGCAGAGATCAATTCAGTGTCTGTGTTCAAGAGTGCCGTCGAGGCCGGCATGGCATCGACGGTCATGCCGTATGCGCTCGCAGCGCACGAGGTCGAGGCTGGACGTTTGCGTGCGCATCGGATTCGACCTCAAAAGGTTGCTCGAACGCTCGGAATCTGCTATTCGAAGCACATTCCGCTCACACATGCGAAGGCGGCGGTCATAGAACTCGTGCAGAACCTTGCTAGAGATCTATGCGCTGGGGGCGAGTGGCAAGGAGCGACCTACATTGGGCCAGCACCCTCAACACCCTCCGCAAGCTTGGGCAGCAGGTGATCTATCTCTGCAAGAGATGGTGACGTCGCCAATCGATGGTATCGCAGTGCTCCCTTTTCGGCGACATTGCTGTTCCTGACTCGATCCCAGGAAGACTTTCCCGGCAAGGAAGCGTCGTCAGTTCCAGGTAGACCTCGTCGGAGGAGGTGCCGATGCTCCACAGCGTCAGACTCTCTCTTCGTGAGGTTCGCTAGGCATGTGGTTCATCGCGGTTTATCGGCATCCATCTCGGTGCCTTTGGCATCGCTCCGACGATCACCAGACTTGGTTCCTGTGTACTGATTGGCACCCTTACTAGGGGCCTGCGGTGCGGGCATGCCGTTCAGCGCGTGCCTGTCCGCATCCAAACCCGATGGAACGCCTGGCATCAGCATCATCAACTTGCTGGAAAAGAGCGCATGAGAGTACTGGTCCCCGTCAAGCGGGTCGTCGACTACAACGTGAAGGTGCGCGTGAAGAGCGATGGCACCGGTGTGGACATTGCCAACGTCAAGATGAGCATGAACCCCTTCGACGAGATTGCCGTCGAAGAGGCGGTTCGTTTGAAGGAAAAGGGCGTGGCGACCGAGGTCATCGCCGTCTCCTGCGGCGATGCCAAGTGCCAGGAGACGCTCCGCACCGCAATGGCCATCGGTGCGGATCGCGGCATCCTCGTGGAAACGACTGAAGAGCTGCAGCCTCTCGCGGTTGCCAAGCTCCTGAAGGCCCTCGTCGACAAGGAGCAACCGTCTCTGGTCATCCTCGGCAAGCAGGCCATCGATGACGACAACAACCAGACCGGCCAGATGCTCGCCGCCCTGGCGGACCTGCCCCAGGGCACCTTCGCATCGAAGGTCGAAGTGGCCGGTGACAAGCTGAGCGTCACGCGCGAAGTCGATGGCGGCCTGGAAACCCTCTCGCTGTCTCTGCCCGCGGTCATCACCACCGACCTGCGCCTGAACGAGCCGCGCTACGTGACCTTGCCCAACATCATGAAGGCCAAGAAGAAGCAGCTGGACACGGTGACCCCGGCGGACCTGGGCGTGGACGCGGCGCCCCGCCTGAAGACCCTGAAGGTGGCCGAGCCCCCCAAGCGCGGCGCCGGCATCAAGGTGCCCGACGTCGCCACGCTGGTGGACAAGCTGAAGAACGAAGCCAAGGTGATCTGAGGCAAAGAGAAGGAATACTCGACATGACCGTACTTGTTGTTGCCGAACACGACCACGCCACGCTCAAGCCGGCGACCCTGAACACCGTGACCGCCGCCAAGGCCTGCGGCGGCGATGTGCACATTCTGGTGGCCGGTGCCAATGCCGCCGAAGCCGGCAAGGCGGCCGCCCAGGTGGCAGGCGTTGCCAAGGTGATCGTGGCCGATAGCCCCTCCTTGGCGGAAAACCTCGCCGAGAACGTCGCCGCCCAGGTGCTGGCGATCGCCAAGAGCTACACCCACATCCTTTTCCCGGCCACCGCCAACGGCAAGAACGTCGCCCCGCGCGTGGCCGCCAAGCTGGATGTCGCTCAGATCAGCGACATCACCAAGGTGGACAGCGCCGACACCTTCGAGCGCCCGATCTATGCCGGCAACGCCATTGCCACCGTACAGAGCAGCGATGCGATCAAGGTCATCACCGTGCGTACCACCGGCTTCGACGCCGCAGCCGCCACCGGCGGCAGCGCCGCGGTGGAAAGCGCCGACGGCGTACAGGACAGCGGCAAGAGCGCCTTCGTGGGCCGGGAAGTCACCAAGAGCGACCGCCCCGAACTCACCGCGGCCAAGATCATCGTCTCGGGCGGCCGAGCCCTCGGCAGCGCCGAGAAGTTCAATGAAGTGATGACCCCGCTGGCGGACAAGCTCGGCGCCGCACTCGGCGCCAGCCGCGCCGCCGTGGACGCAGGCTACGCCCCGAACGATTCGCAAGTGGGCCAGACCGGCAAGATCGTCGCCCCGCAGTTGTACATCGCAGCAGGCATCTCCGGCGCGATCCAGCACCTGGCGGGCATGAAGGACTCCAAGGTGATCGTCGCGATCAACAAGGACCCCGAGGCGCCGATCTTCGGCGTCGCGGACTACGGATTGGAGGCCGATCTCTTCACTGCGCTCCCAGAGCTTCAGGCTGCAGTTGCCTAGTGCTCGTGCATATCAGTTCGCTGACTTTACCAATTGATTAGACAGGATGCGTTGAGTGAAATGGATCGAAATTTGACCTGCCAAGACCCGGCAAACTCGCCCCTATCTGGCGTACGAATCTTGAGTCTCGCGCTCAACCTTCCAGGTCCGGCGGCGCTTCTTCGCTGCCGTACGATGGGGGCCGATTGCATGAAGCTTGAGCCGCCCAGTGGGGATCCCATGGAGGTCTACTGTCCTGCGGCATATGCGGATCTTCATGTCGGTATCGCAACCGAGACTGCGGATCTAAAGTCAGATTCAGGGCGAGCCCGACTGCACGAACTTCTCGCGCAAGCCGATGTGTTTCTTACCTCGTTCAGGCCATCAGCAATCGAGCGATTGGGGCTGGGTTGGGACCTTCTAACTGAGCGCTACCCGAAGCTGTCGCACGTGGCCATCGTAGGGGACCACGGCGCCAAAGCAGAGGATCCTGGACACGACCTGACTTACCTCGCGGAACACGGCTTGGTTTGCGGCTTGGCGCTCCCTGCTTCCCTGTTCGCAGATATGAGCGGCGCTTTGATCGCGAGCGAAAGGGTCTTGAGTCAGGTCATGTTGGCTCGCAGCGCTGCCGGAGGCTCTTCGAGGGGGGCGTATTCGGAGGTCGCGCTGGGTGGCGCTGCTCAATGGCTGGCCCTTCCGCGAACCTGGGGCCTGACACTGCCCGACGGTTCCGTTGGCGGTGCCCACGCAGGGTACCGGGTCTATCGCTGCTCGGATGGCCGTGTGGCGTTGGCCGCGCTAGAGCCTCACTTCGCGAGGCGGCTCTGTGAGGTCGTCAATCTGCCGCCGTCTGACATGCTCTCACCTTCGGTTCGTGAAGCTCTCACCGGTTGGTTTGGACAGCGCAACTGTGCCCAAGTTCGCGCTCTGGCCACTATGAACGACCTTCCACTGTTGGTCTTGCCTGATCGAGGTGTTGAATGAGTTTCCAGAATCTTCAGGTCCGCGTCGAAGCCGAGAAGGTCGGCATCATCACGCTGAACCGTCCCAAGGCGCTGAATGCGCTCAACGACCAGCTGATGACCGAACTGGGCCAGGCGCTGAAGGCCTTCGACGCCGACGAGGCCATCGGCTGCATCATCGTCACCGGCAGCGAAAAGGCGTTTGCCGCCGGCGCCGACATCGCCGCCATGGCCAAGTACACCTTTCTCGATGCGTACAAGGGCGACTTCATCACCCGCAACTGGGAAACCATCCGCTCGATCCGCAAGCCCGTCATCGCCGCGGTCGCGGGCTTCGCGCTCGGCGGCGGCTGCGAGCTGGCGATGATGTGCGACTTCATCATCGCGGCCGACAACGCGAAGTTCGGCCAGCCCGAGATCAAGATCGGCGTCATCCCCGGCGCCGGTGGCACGCAGCGCCTGCCGCGCGCGGTCGGCAAGTCGAAGGCGATGGACATGGTCCTCACGGCCCGCATGATGGACGCCGCCGAAGCCGAGCGCGCCGGGCTCGTGAGCCGCGTCGTGCCACTGGGCAAGCTGATGGAAGAGACCCTGGGCGCCGCGCTCGTGATCTCGGGCTTCTCCCAGCTGTCGGTGATGGCGGCCAAGGAATCGGTCAACCGCGCCTTCGAAAGCGGCCTCGCGGACGGCGTGATGTTCGAGCGGCGCCTGTTCCACTCGCTGTTCGCGACCGCCGACCAGAAGGAAGGCATGGACGCCTTCCTGACCAAGCGGGCGCCGAACTTCAACCATCCCTAACTAACCGGGAACGCCGCGCGGGCACGTCGTTGGTCGCCCAACGAATTTGGTGTTCCGAGCGTTCGAATCTGACATCGAGTTCTGGGAGATTGACCCATGGCCTACCTGCGACGGTGTCTCATCGAACTTCGGATGCGAAGCGGCGAGGCACACGAAGGTCTCCCCTTCGAAAGTGCGAACCTGGACTGCGACCTCACTGCGTCAAGTCTTGACTCGCGGACGTTGACCAACTCGCGTGGCAAATCCCAGGGCTCTACAGATTTCCAGAATGGACTCAAACGAACGGAGCTAAAGCATGAAGATTGAAGGCAAGGTATTCATCGTCACCGGCGGTGCCTCGGGGCTCGGCGAGGGCACGGCGCGGATGCTGGCGGCAAATGGCGGCAAGGTGGTCATCGCCGACATGCAGGCCGACAAGGGCGAAGCGGTCGCCAAGGAGATCGGCGGCGTCTTCGTCAAATGCGACGTGAGCCAGGAAGCGGACGGCCAGGCCGCCGTGGCCGCCGCCCTCAAGCTGGGCAAGCTCATGGGCCTCGTCAATTGCGCCGGCATCGCGCCGGCCGAGAAGACTGTCGGCAAGAACGGGCCGCACGGACTCGCGGTCTTCAGCAAGACGGTGATGGTCAACCTCGTGGGCAGCTTCAACATGATCCGCCTCGCGGCCGACGCGATGAGCAGGAACGAGCCGGAATCGACCGGCGAGCGCGGCGTGCTGATCTCCACCGCCTCCGTCGCCGCCTACGACGGCCAGATCGGCCAGGCCGCCTACAGCGCATCGAAGGGGGGCGTCGTCGGCATGACCTTGCCGATCGCGCGCGACCTGGCGCGCAGCGGCATCCGCAACATGACGATCGCTCCGGGCATCTTCGGCACGCCGATGCTGTTCGGCATGCCCCAGGAAGTGCAGGACGCGCTGGCCGCGAGCGTGCCCTTCCCCTCGCGCCTGGGCACGCCCGAGGACTATGCGAAGCTCGCCCGCCACATCATCGAGAACGACATGCTCAACGGCGAGGTGATCCGGCTCGACGGCGCGATTCGGCTGGCGCCTCGGTGACCAGAAACATATTCAGGAGATTGCAGATGTCTGATTCGATCGTGATCGTAGGCGCCGCCCGTACCCCGATGGGCGGCTTCCAGGGCGACTTTTCTTCCCTCGCGGCGCATGACCTCGGCGGCGTGGCGATCAAGGCCGCCATCGAGCGCGCCGGCATCAGTGCCGACAGCGTGGGCGAGGTGCTCTTCGGCAACTGCCTGATGGCCGGCCAGGGCCAGGCGCCGGCACGGCAGGCGGCCTACAAGGGCGGCCTGCCCGACAGCGCCGGCGCGGTCACGCTCAGCAAGATGTGCGGCTCGGCGATGAAGGCGGCCATGATGGCGCACGACATGCTGCTCGCGGGCACGCACGAAGTGATGGTGGCCGGCGGCATGGAAAGCATGACCAATGCGCCCTACCTCATGCTCAAGGGCCGTGGCGGCTACCGCATGGGCCACGACCGCATCTTCGACCACATGATGCTCGACGGCCTGGAAGACGCCTACCAGCCGGGCCGCTCGATGGGCACCTTCGGCGAGGACTGCGCGGCCAAGTACAAGTTCACGCGCGAGCAGCAGGATGCCTTCGCGATCGCCAGCGTCGAGCGCGCCAAGGCCGCGACCACGTCGGGCGCGTTCAAGGCCGAGATCGCCGCGGTGACCGTCAAGGGTCGCGGCGGCGACACGGTGATCGAGATCGACGAAGGCCCGGGCAAGGTCAAGGT
This region includes:
- a CDS encoding LysR substrate-binding domain-containing protein; this translates as MELRQLKYFIAVADSGSLSRAALEVFVAQSALSKQIAELEDELGVQLLFRGRSGVTVTEAGKTFYAYAQAVLKQLNDVKTAVRSSPKAIVGSVVLVLGQSVSGALALPLFRAARDRLPGISLHINEELMGNMIEQLRQGRVDLMVFTPLPSHEDIVFQPFVEEELYLLRGPEAVPALPDGSDVDLGFVSKQPLVLPSIQHGFATRAVLAAALEEHELPMKVVAEINSVSVFKSAVEAGMASTVMPYALAAHEVEAGRLRAHRIRPQKVARTLGICYSKHIPLTHAKAAVIELVQNLARDLCAGGEWQGATYIGPAPSTPSASLGSR
- a CDS encoding H-NS histone family protein — protein: MVQTYAQIQKQIVTLQQKADVIRAKEVGGVIDRIKVAIAHYELTPEQLFGAKSATKKTASGGVVKKGGRNSYSDGNGNTWGGWGKRPTWLREALAAGMRLEDFQVGAPAVSAAKDAAKKPARKSAPKRRPSTVLYSDGAGKSWTGRGPQPGWLKEAIAGGRSLEDLRAS
- a CDS encoding FAD-binding oxidoreductase; amino-acid sequence: MNQPFSPARRDIPAAVHTSLSERFRERYTTNSSILSQHGADESHYEPMPPDAVVFPLSTEEVAFIVKLCAEHRAPVIAFGVGSSVEGHVLAVQGGICIDMSRMDRILKVQPEDMTATVQAGVTRMALNDELAHSGFFFSVDPGANATIGGMVATAASGTNTVRYGTMRDNLLNLTVVTAEGEIVRTASRARKSSAGYHLTNLYCGSEGTLGIITEVTVKLHPRPEEILAAVATFGDIKGAVDAVIQAVQLGLPLARAEMLDALTIHAINRHSKTSLTEAPTLFLEFCGAAGEATAQAAQMQQIVHDCGGGEFAMSTREEERATLWNPRHNAYFAVLQQKPGSRSVTTDACVPVSVLSDCVEETRLDLEASELPVAIFGHVGDGNFHCMILIDPANADERERAEALSQRLTRRAIRFGGTCTGEHGVGLHKTAYLVEEHGEGAVDIMRRIKKALDPHDILNPGKVLPDH
- a CDS encoding indolepyruvate ferredoxin oxidoreductase family protein, with product MNAPLPEHIRKALETVTLDDKYSLDYGRAFMSGVQALVKLPMLQRLRDQQQGKNTAGFISGYRGSPLGGYDQALWKASKYLKQQNIVFQPGVNEELAATALWGTQQLGFAPPGTNRFDGVFGIWYGKGPGVDRCSDVFKHANMAGTTPWGGVIAIAGDDHIAKSSTAVHQSDINFKACGMPVFFPANVQEILDLGVHAFAMSRFAGIWSGMKTIQEIVESSATAMIDPERVEIVMPTDFQMPPDGLHIRWPDHAVVQEERLMHYKWYAALAYIRANRLNHNVIEGPNDRFGIMASGKAFNDTRQALIDLGLDDAACRQLGIRLHKVAVVWPLEAQLTRAFATGLQEILVVEEKRPIIETQLKEQLYNWPADSRPHILGKFNEHNGEISGGVWSMPNPTAQTLLRANADLNPTLIAKAIALRLKGLGLLPAASDIARTVEARLGFLESKERSMQVIQAAGVRDERQPWFCSGCPHNTSTVVPEGSRAMAGIGCHFMATWMDRSTIGFTQMGGEGVPWVGQQPFTTDPHIFANLGDGTYFHSGLLAIRQSIAAGVNITYKILYNDAVAMTGGQQVGERPEGHSVLQIAESLHAEGTARVVVVTDEPEKYEGVHVPGDNVKVRHRDELDQIQREFREIKGTTAIIYDQTCATEKRRRRKRGTAVDPARRVVINELVCEGCGDCSVQSNCLSVEPLETEFGRKRTINQSTCNKDMSCLKGFCPSFVTVEGGQLKKKAKGKGAAPAELGALAEPALPSLAGGLVWGVVVAGVGGTGVITIGQLLGMAAHIEGKGIVTQDAAGMAQKGGATWSHVMIGETQDDIHTTRVGTAAADLILACDPLVSINPENLLRMLEGRTHVALNTYSTPTASFVRNADWQNPQDGCLAEIARVVGNEGVSAFDADAASTALMGDTIYVNPMILGYAWQKGWIPLEHASLMRAIELNAVAVENNKIAFEWGRQAAARPDELQKHVNPGQVMAFKKRETVRSLVAHRLEFLTDYQNAAYAAEYKAFVAKVQQAESALLGKTSLAEAVARNLFKLMAYKDEYEVARLQSDPAFLARIEGMFEGQMGKDFKLNYHLAPPLVAKKNAKGQLQKQKYGPAMLTGFRLLAKLKGLRGTALDVFGRTEERKTERALIGEYRASIDELLGGLTAANHALAVEIASLPEQIRGYGHVKERNLAAVRTRWSELLALWRKPPTSRAVG
- a CDS encoding electron transfer flavoprotein subunit beta/FixA family protein; the encoded protein is MRVLVPVKRVVDYNVKVRVKSDGTGVDIANVKMSMNPFDEIAVEEAVRLKEKGVATEVIAVSCGDAKCQETLRTAMAIGADRGILVETTEELQPLAVAKLLKALVDKEQPSLVILGKQAIDDDNNQTGQMLAALADLPQGTFASKVEVAGDKLSVTREVDGGLETLSLSLPAVITTDLRLNEPRYVTLPNIMKAKKKQLDTVTPADLGVDAAPRLKTLKVAEPPKRGAGIKVPDVATLVDKLKNEAKVI